The window CCCTTAAAGAGCAGCCCTAGCACCACGATTgaccgacatgtacaaaaatcggtACTGACGTGTGTAATTTcattataaacaaaaaaacacttggatCGATATGCTTGTTCGAACAGGAAGTGCCATCTACTGATTTGTcatgaaacagaaatatttttttacctccactgtgcattgtccaataaGCAACacaattttcaaaaaatgtaCAGCTGtatataaagtaagaaaggataaaggaaaataatgatttgtggtcatcaaaaacaagatatttcatgaatacttagaatattaaatgataaaatacatttatttaaaagatatagcaaagaaacccccatgcatgaaataacacaggaaatgaatacgtGTCTTTTTTTACCCATGTTCTGCATTAGAAGGGTAGtgatacaaaaatgatttttgttcaaaaaaattgaaataaggattaattggggaatacctgaaatacttcaaagatatagaaaataaaaacggAGCCGGGTCAcgtttgacccatgttgtgaaTCAAAGTGATAAAGGGCTGAAAGAATAACACTTGATTGTGACTTACTATTTAACTCCACCCAGGCTATATACCCAGACAACACTTCAAAGGATAGTTATAGATCCCTCTGATGTCTTAGACTGTTGCAAAGGTGGAAgatttatacgatctgaagACAAGAGATTTATACGATTTGAAGACAAGAGACAAGAGAGTGTTtctgacctgaacagatctttTACTCTGTATGGagtgatagtgatagcaccacctactgccaaaaggaggtaagcctcgttttacaactcTAATTCCATAATTTTTCCATGGTTACATTTGCTTctacataaaacacacaatgttcCTCATGATTACATTCTTCCGCATTATAAAACCAATGTTTAGGTCAGGGTTCGGATTTTTTTAACGAGATGTTCCATCAGCATAGGTGTGAAAAGGGCGTTGCATAAATACGGTACTGTCGCTTTAACACGAGCACGTGGTACATGCAAACATCCGGTCtttcagaaaatggaaataaaactgtaacAACGTGTTGACACATTCTCTGACGTGCGGGGAATTGACAAACCCTATTTTCTGCCGCTGTCTCCATGTTGTGGAAATGCGAAGGTACGTGCCTCTTTCTCTTTGACGGTCTCAGGGTTTGTGCCCGTGTCTCCCTGCTGGTTTCAGGCTGtcagctcagtgtttgttttacgGCAGATGGAGGTTGGAAGTCTCGTCTCGCACAGAGAGGACATCGCCTCCCTGTTCCCACAGCAAATCCCCGGGGCCAAGTATAAAGTAGGTGGGCTGTTGTACCGCAGCGGCCACATAtacacatttgtctttattaacCCCACTCGTTGTCCTTTGTCAGGATCTGAGCAGCCAGTTCTCCTCTGTGAGGAAAGTACGTGGTGATGGAAACTGCTTCTACAGGGCCCTCTGCTTCTCTCACATGGAGTCAGTCCTGCATAACACCAGAGCTTTGCAGAGGTCAGTAATCATCAGTACTGACATCTGCAATAAACAAACTGGTGTTGATGAAATGCTACGTTATACATGTGAGTAATAATGGCTTTAATTTCAGATTCAAGGACAAAATAATTCAGAGCAGTGAAGTTTTGTCCTCTGCAGGATTTGATGAGAGCCGCTTCAAACATCACCTGGACACAGTAAATAACTCCTATCAAACAATGTAGTTATCTGGTAGCTGAGCTGCAATTTCTAATAAGACAATGGACtgtctttattaaaataaatgataattataCTCAgtcaaaaacagcaaatgtaCAGTTGGGGTTTAactatttatattataaatgatTGTATGTCAGGTTATTGGACACAGTGAGGTGAAAAAACATCGGAGACAGATGCTTTTCGCTTTGTGGCCTCAGACCTTTATGATTCCAGTTTGGGCCCTAAAGGCAGTACAGTCAATAACTATAATTTGACTGACATAACACATTCATAGTTATAGTGTGTTCATTGAGGTTAAGTACAAACATGTATGATGTAATTGCTCAGAATTGATCTGATCTAGAATCAGCTACAAAGCACAATGTTTCCCCGACACTATATTTAGAGGGTCAAACTAATGATTATACTTAATCTTTTAATTCCATTGCAGATCTTTTGAATAAACCATGTATACATAAATCTAACAGCAACATCTCATGAAAACTGGCCAAGCAGTGGAaaatctgtgtgtctgtgttaactAGTTCAGGGCAACAAACTGTAAAGAATGGGGGGACGTGTTTAAGCCCCTCTGCTCAGTTGTGACTCTAAACAGATTGGATTCGCATTTTGAAAGcttcagtttttaaatcagCTGATAAAACCCTTACATGAGTTGCACCTTACTGTTAATAGTATTAAAAGTAGGTTTAAAAGTAGTAAGTACCTGCATCTTAAAAAGGTGCAGGTAATTATAACAGTTATAccatcctcttttggtaaaaCTCATTACCTGATTGTTTCTGTTCTCCTGAAGGTTGTAAATGTGGTGGAGCAGTGCCAGGCTGACGAGCAGGACTACGCGTTGCTGAGCCTCTTCAATGAGCAGATCACCTCTGACGGCGTGGTGCAGTATCTCAGGCTGCTCACCTCGGCACACCTGCAGAGCCACGCAGAGTTCTTCTGCAACTTTGTGGAGGCGCCCAATCTACATGCATACTGTCGTCAGGTTAGTAAAGTGTTGCTGCCATCTAGTGAAGAAACGAGTTGCCGTTGGAGCAGGCTTGCTGACGTCTTTGTTCCCCTTCGTGCAGGAAGTGGAGGTGATGGGGATGGAGTGCGATCACGTGGACATtctggctctctctgaggctcTGGACATTTGCACACATATCGTCTCTATGGACGGTGACGAGCAGCTGTTGGCTCACCACATGATTCCAGAGGGTGCTGAACCCTCCCTGCACCTCCTCTACCAAACATCGCACTACAACATTCTCTACCCACGACCTCACCACTGACCAGCGATACGTCACAACCCTGCACAACTCAGGAACTCGAACTTCGGTTGAATACATCCCAGCAGCGCTTTAAGACActtgtgaaaacagatttttataaaatctTGCAGCGTACAGAGAATCAACATCTGGAAATACAATTATTGCACATTGTGCAtgttaaaaattacatttatctATTTAGCATTTTAACTGTGTcaaagatggatttttttttttttttaaatacacatttcttATAACatatcactgctgctgctgctgcttctgctgctgctgctcctccttcttcttctgcctcttttccttcctctgcttctttttcccTGGCTGTGGTGGACCACGTTTTTTTAACTCGTCTTCCTTCTGCTGTATTGACACCTTGGTCAGGGCACTTTCCATCCCGCCACGAGGCAGGTGGGGCAGGGTGAGTTTTCCCATCTGAGTCGGGTACCTGGTCTTTACCAGGTTCTTGAACACAGGCTGGGAGCTCAAATGCTTCAAATGCTTTTTCATGCTCTTGACCAtcttctgctgctctctgtcacCATCCTCCCCCTTTGATCGGCCTGTGGACAAACATGGAACCCTCAGCTGTTTGTATTTGAACACTTTTCAAATGGTTGTCACAGATATGGTTATGTTGGTCTTACCGAGTAAAAGATCATCATCCAGGTCCAGCTCCAGggcctctgctgcttttttgaACCAGGAGTTGTGTTGCTTCTCTTTGCCGTTGTGGAACTCAATCTTCTCTATGTTCCTGGCCAAGTTTACTCGTTCCTGTGGTGGGACACACTCAACCGTTAACAATCAGAAAGAATTGCTTTAACGTGACATATATACAGGACCTAATACCAGTGGAGCTCACCTTGATTGCTTCCATGCATTTGATCTCTATGGGGAACATGGGAAGGTCCTCGTCCTTCCCTAGAGTATTATAAATCTTTCTGAAGTTCAACATGTCGTCTGGGCCGATTAGCAGCAAACTGAGACCCTCTTTAGTGGCTCTCGCTGTTCTGCCACTCCGATGGACATAAGTCTCAGATGTCCTGGGAACCTGAAGTACACAGGAGAGGATTCAAATTATAGTATTAGTAGTATTcttcttaaaaacaaaactagaattaccgcactgcaGTTGtttgcctccgccaaccagtgcagtttccatgtacatttttctacatatttattttccagattcatttaatgtcactgtgacctttgaccactgaaatgtaatcacttgATCTGAAAATTGTAGTCCAAgtgatcaaaagttgaagaaattccctcaagcccTCTTGAGctatcacattcaagaggccaaaaacatgttatttaaaaaaaatctattcaagtcatccttgagtctaagtgaatatttgtaaaaaatgtcCCGCagggcattcttgagatataaTGTTCACAGGCATGGGAGTCAGCTTCCAAGGAACCTGAAAATCTGgacatttgaaaagaaaaacatacctGGTAGTGGATCACATGTTGAACATTGGGAATATCCAGTCCTCTTGCAGCTACATCAGTGGTCAGCAGAACGCAACTGTGAATCAAGTCACAGCAGTTCAGTAAAGCAGGAGATTTATGGTGGAgctcagtgttgttttcttgttgggTTTGGTTTTCTGGcttatttagaattttttcttatttcctacCCCTCACTGCTACTGCATTGTACAAACATTGGAGGTACATGTCAAATTATATCAAATGATTATTAAACAATTTAACTAGGTTGAGTTTAAGTTAAAGTAACTAGCTTCAATACAACTTTAACAAGgtatgtgtattttttgtgtgagtgttgttgTCAAGATACACAGTACATGTTCAGACATGACAGTCAATGTGTGCTCTAGTagttcctccctcctccacctgtaGGAGTGAATAAAATCCCTGTGTGAAGCTGCCTGTtctgtgtttaaacatttaaaatctgttgATTGAGCAttgagggggggagggagagattCCTGGATCAGCCTGTTTAACCAGATCCGCtccaaaatgttatgttttttccttGGCTTAggcaccacccctccacaaaattccaTGGAaagcagttttgttgttttttagtaATCTTGCCGACAGTAAGACGGACAACAATTACAACATAACCTCCAAGGTGGAGGTAAATAAGCATTATGATGCAACTCATCCCTCAGATGCAGTTTAAACCCTTAAGCGTCTTACTGCAGTAAACAAGTTATAATATTTCACCATAGACAAAATTACTGGATCAAGTCAACCCAGAGCAAACAAGTTCAGACTGCTAGTGCAGGTGTGTGCAGCACTCACTTCTCCCTCTCAGCAAACCTCTCCAGGTTTTTCAGGCGTTGTTTCTGGTGCATGTTGGCGTGTAGAGGCAGTGGATCAAAGTCTAAGATCACCAGCAGGGAGTTCAGTCTCTTGATACAGTCTATGCTGTTGGCGAACACCATGGTGCGCCCGGGGAACTGCAGCAAGAAGTAATACAGGTAGAagtccttctcctctttctgacAGTGGATCCGCGTCTCGGTCAGCGTCTCCACCGTCGCCTCCTTCCTGGTGAGGTCGATGATTTTGGGTTTGGACTTGATCCCCACTTTCTCCATGAGAACTTCCAGCTTGCCCCTCTGGTCCatattcttcctcttcttcttctgcaggagGCGGGTGGGCAGGCTGTGAGCCATGGTCAGTGTGGcagagaacacaaatgtttgcCTCGTGGGGTTGAAGTGCACGGTGTTCAGCATCTCCAGCAGATTCTCCAGCTCCGCAAAGTGGCCTCTTTGCACCATACGATCGGCTTCGTCTATGACCAGGCACCTGCAGAATAACACAACCCCACAACACGTGTTACATCAATACTCACACTTCTGACATTCCTCTCATCTctcaagttgttttttctgAGATCAGAATAAAACTACCTATGTCTAATCTATTCACCAGTATTCTTAAATGCAGCAAAGGTCACTGCCAGATGCACAGGCGATTAAACCTGACTGGTCAGCATTTGggcttttaacaaataaatacagagctgGCACGTTCCTACTCGGACCAGGCTAAATTCTGGAACACAgtcaaattcaataaaaacagagtCACCGCCTGTGGTTTCTGTTTAGCtttcagaaaatattttgttgctgctgttggtcTGTAGTTTGAAGACGATTGCTCAAGAACCCATCCTGCAACAAGCAATGTGCATGAAGTCTAGTCTACACCAGGTCTATTTTGTTCCACTACTGCGAATGTTAGAAAAGTGTAATTTGCATGAGTATCTTGGATCAGCTCCTTTTAAGCCAACTTGTGGACCAACGTATAACAAAGTGTACAAGTTAACCTTCAGTAACATCCTGCAAAGTCCCCTGTATTTAGAAATGTGGCCTCTTATAagtgttttgaaaataaagttcACCTGCtttgtcaaaaataaacatctcTACCCTGAGTCCAGTTCTCCCCATTAAATGGAagtttcttctctccacagaTGCAAAGTTTTTGCTCATTGTAGCAACTGTCAGGTTTCTTTATACTTTAAGGTCGCAACCTTATTATATAAAGTCCCTTGAAATAAAAATTAGGGATAATTCAATACCATTTTTTCCTTCCAGATACCGGTACCTGGACTTTGTGTAGCGGCTGATACTGAGTACCGatctgataccagtgcatttaaaaaaataacttattttatCTGTAGCTGTATGttactaaccctgtatggaagtgatgattactatcattgttgtatggcctggctcaggttaaacccttaaacatacagagaatgaatgacATAGAACTTCAGTTCACATCcctgttttacttgtgggactttcaAGAGTAAGATATTTCCAAATTGCACATTTTAGCCCTCTCTCCCAAATGCTTCACCACCGAAAATCACTTCTTCACTGCTAAAAAAAACTGCTAAGTGATTTCCAGGTGAAGAAATTCAGAGTTTTATGTGGGTTAAACAAATACACTTTAAACTTGGGTATCAGATCTGTACAGAGATTTGCTGATCCCCAACCCGGGCATGTTTGGCAGTATCTGAGGCATTTCTGACGCTGGCATCGGCATCAGACATCTCtacatgttgtgatttggtgcaatacaaatatgaaaaacGTCTTGAAGAAGCCACCATCTCTCTAAAACCAAGTTGCCCCTGATTCAACCCTTCTTGGACACTTACGCCACTCTGTTACTTACACCAGTCGTGCTATAAATAAAGACGTGAATCGCAGCCAAGAAAACATCTGTCCACAgctaataaatgaaaaagaaacaaaggtgTGACTGGGACTCACTTGAGCTGTCTGAGGTTCAGCAGATGTGGATGTTTCTCCTTGATCAAGTCCCACAGACGTCCTGGAGTCGCAATAACAATCTCCGGCCGGCGTTTTAacatcctcctctgtttctgttgtgCCATTCCACCCACAATTATCGCCGTCTTGATATCTGCAATCCAGTAACATCTTGAGTTTCAGATTCACAGAACTGTTTAAGGGGATGAAGACCCCGATAAGTTGCTAGGTAAAATAACTCACCAGTGAATTTAGCGACAGCATCAATGTGGTGTTTGACCTGAACAGCCAGCTCCCTGGTGGGAGTGAGCACCAGTCCGAGCAGAGGCTGATTCCGACCCCCTGCAGGTTTTTCTTCAGCGTCTAAGTCAAACTCTGCATCTTCGATCACTTTCACGCACCCAAGCGTTTGATCCTCATCCTCGTCTTCACCACTGtgctcatcctcatcctcatcctcctcaccgTCATCTGAGTCACCTTGGTCCTGATCTGAGACACCTTCGTCCTCTTCTTCCACAGCCTCCACGTTGTCCTCCTCTGTTATGGACTCAGCATCATTTTCGGACTTTAGGCTTGGTAAATACAAACTCTCCACCTGTGGGGCTGGTTCACTGTTGCTCTCGGCAGGTTCATCGGAGCCCTTTCTCCACTCCAGGATGGCGTGGATCATGGGAATACCAAAAGCCAGCGTCTTACCACTTCCTGCAATGACAGTGCTCACATTAACTTCACGTGTGGAATGCATTATTTTGGAACAAAAAGCTTCGTCGGACACATGATCTTACCCGTCTCCGCTGCCCCCAGTACATCCATACGATCCCTGATGGCCGAAGGCAGTGCCAGGGCTTGAATCGGCGTGGGCGAACCAAATCCAAGGCTGCTCAGCGCCTTCAGCACGGGGGAAGGGACAAACAGATCCTGCCACGCTCCCACATCAGCGTTTTGGTCCTCAGAGGCAGAATGTGCGATATTTGTCcagttcctgtttttctttttagtgaGTTTGGTCACTTTTTTTGGCGAGGATTTTTCTACTTCTGGAGCCTGGAGTTCTGAAGGGGCCTCcagatttgtctgtttctcttcatccttttcTATCTGCTGTTTCTGTATCTTATTCGTCTTTTTATTGCTCTTCTTTGCTTGGACATTTTGTTGAGGGTCTTCTTTCGCTGTATCTTCTTCTTGTCCTCCCTCCTCGTTTGCAGCTCcatccttctctgtctcctctgtagAAATGACATCTTCTGGGACTGATTCCTTTGCAGCTTGTTTCTTATTGTTCTTCTTATTTGTGACTTTCTTCTTGGGTGGTTCAGTTGGttcttctccctctgtgccCTCCACACCAGGACCCCCTTctcccccttcttcttctcctcctcctccctgctcctctccctcgctgGCCTTTCTTTTCTTCGCCTTCGCCTTCgctttcctcttcatcttcttctcctccttcttcttcagctctttcGCTGCTTTGGACGCAGCCTTGTCAGAGTCCACCAGACTGTAACTTGCCAGCTCCTCGAAACACACCAGGCCCTCCAAGCCCTCCTCGGAGAAGAGGCTGGGGTCGAGCTGCACAGCTTTCCAGCTGCCTTTCACATGGACGCTccgcttcttttttttcatcagccCGGACGACACACCCCTGCTTTTCGGCTTCATCTtatctgtcttcattttctataaataaagatacaaCAACCAAGTTAAATGTGGAAAGTATGTGGCGCACGCGTGTCTGCTACCAGTCACTTCTCGCTTGCAGTTACCGAGCGACTACGTGCCAGAAGGTTTATCTACAAAATGTCCCTCGTAAAACCACAAACAACTTAAATCACAGGTTATAATCTACACGACAACTATAAACACTACCAGTTGAAACGTACCGTGACTCTCTGCGACTCCTCAAAACACCAGAATACGATCACAACTGTTTACAACCACGCACGACACGAGGGCGCAGCCATGACAGTGATGGTCACGTGGTTtgaaaaaactttatttgtcgAACCAACAGGGACAGAGCAGATCAAGTGGCTTCTCACCATCAACAGTGTGCCTGGGTCatgacaaatatatatgtatgtgtaaaatataattttcatcaatattaatataatataatttcaaaGTGCTCTAATATATTGCTATGATACATGGAGGTGTAAAACTAAATAGGTTTTAATGTTCTCCCTCAGACTTATGAAATGTTtagctgtttatcaagtgtttgtcattcccTGCCATAGAGATgagtttaaaatataaacaagcaATAATAATGCGACATTGATTACGATAATTATCCATATTGACAGATACATTTTGGGGCACATTACAAAGCCCCAGGCAGCAGtgtctataaaaacaaattaatttattaacttgttttgtgtttttatttaaagttaattcAACTAACCTAATTTAGTAGAATTCTGAATGTACTCATTACAATTTAGTTAATAAATTGATTCAGATGagtaaattcaattaaataaattaacttaAATCAATCAAAGTATTAATGTATTTACAAATGAAGTAATTTGCAACTTAAAACctctataaaaacaacaaaagtaatTTATTAGTAAAATACTATGGCGGTCTCATTTATGTACCGTGTACCCTTCATTTAATATGAGCAATACACacatttgattgtgtgtgtgctgatttAATCTCATAGAAAGACACGTCAATGTAAAGTCTTTATTAACATTGATCACATATATGTTTGGCCTTTACaaaacagaccaaaacaaatatttcaaaccATCAAGCTTTCAGGAAGCCTGCATAAAGAAATACTAGTTTTTGGTGGGGTCAGTCACCCGACCCATGAACAGCAGAGTGTTTGTGTCTTCATGAtatatgaagaagaaaaacgGCCTGTTGATGGTGAATGTCGGGGGTAAGGAATACGGTGTAATGCCGATTGCTGTGACAGTTGCTGCCGTTGTCCCAGTTTCATCCACGTCAATCACAGCCTTGTGCAGCACCTGTGGATTAACAGGAGAGACAAAGGTCATCTTCTGCCGTCTGGATTTAGTCAATATGTTGTTACAGCGCCGTGACATTGAAAACCAACCTCTGACACTTTGATGGCTCCACCCTTACTCAGCCTCGTCAAATTGGCTGAATTACTGAAGATACTGGGCATGCCCATGTCTGGTAGGATGTGGTGCAGGGAATACGACTGCTCCATCTTGAATTTGGGCATTTTGACCTCCAGTTTGCTGAGAACACAATGCGGTTAGACATGTTGAGTAGATGCTTTGGTTATTCTTAGTATGATGTATGATGTATCTTTAATTAATTTGCACTCTTGTTGCTAGATTCTTGTCATAGCCCCTTTTAGAGATGTTGTGACAAAGTCATTCACGATAATAGCTAAACACTCTGGAAAAAGAAGATTTTTcaccaacttaaaaaaatgtattgaataaaTCAAGCTGAATtaactttattaatttatttcattaaaaacattatattgatttaatttaactgaGTAAACTATCGTCACGGTTTGTTATGACAAACTTAAAACAATAGCAGcaacaacttaattttttttttaaatcagtaacacacaaatgaataaaacatttcttaaattAGAGTTagcaaatgtgtttatataacttAAAGTTGAACtaacttatttattttgtctgttccCAATTGAAGTCATTCTTTAAAGTGGGCCcaacaatttatttttcagtacAGAATGTGAAGCTAATAAAAGATATAATAACGCTCTTACgttttttgcagttttctgaCCCACGTGAGGAACTTGCGAGCAGAGATTTGATCATCGATTACAGTGTAGTCGATGCCTTTGTTGGGTAGCAGGATGAGCATGGAGACACCTTCCTTGTATGGCAGCTTCAGCACTTTGGCTCCGAGTGTGACGTCGTCCGTCATGTAGAACCTATCCTCTTTATACATTGTGGGCACTTGCACAACGTTATAGTTATCGATGTAGAAGGGATTACTTTGAGTGAAATTGGGGTTGAATGGCAACTCCCAGGCTCCTGTGAAAGACATTATACTTCTTAATTGTAAAGACAATCTATAATCAATATAGAGTAGTCAGAGTGATTGATCTTACCCTGGAAGAAAATTGTGTTGATTAACATGAGCTGGGTCTGTGCGTCCAGGCTTGATATAATCTCTGTCACCTTGTCCTCAGTCTTTTTCTTGACGTATTCATTGATGAACTTGACActtgcctctgtgtctgtgaagtCTACAGTTTTAATGTCAGCATCAAAAAATGTCTTGATCTGGTTTTCAAAATTCTTTTCCACCTCAAAATGCGGGTGCACGAAGAGGGCCATGCCATCTTCCAGTTTCAGCGATCCGTTCTGTGTGATGTTCTCGTGAAGGAGCTGGAAAAGTCTCGGGATGAGTTCTGGCTCGTTAGCCGTCTCGAGCTGCTCCAGGTTGAGACCCTTGAGCAACTCCTCGCGGGTGACGCCGTCAGAGGCCATCAAGAGAGCGCCGAAACTGGTCGAGATGCTCAGGGGTGAGAAAAAGATGTTCTTGTCGTTGTAACTGGATATTTTCCTGTAAAGCTTCATGGCAAAGTCCATGTTTTTGAAAGAAAGATCTGAGATGGTGGCACTTGGAAGTTGTGCTTGGTGAAGAGGAATGAGGAAGCAAATGTAGGCTAGAATACAAATCAACCCCATCTTCATTTTGTCTAAAGCCATAATGCCAAGTCTAGGACGGTTTGAAGGAACAACCTGAAACACGCAGACATGTAGATGTCAAAAATAGGTTAAAAAAGCACATGTGAAACGCTGTTGCTAACTTGGATCCTTACAAATGACCACAAATACTTTTAGAATAAATGACATtctaaaatgaaacagatatTCGTCACTGAAATACACTTCTCCAAAATGCACCATCTGGCATACGTACCATTCAGCTTGGAAATACTGCGTCTGAAAGCTGCATCTATTATTTGGGGAAACAAAGTGCAAGTGTGCTCTGAGTGTTATACATTAACCACGACCTGTGACCTGTTGTGTTGATCCAGATTTAGTCAGAGCTGTTTATCAAACAGTCAGGGCcaatagttttttgtgtaatcttgctcacaaacaaacaaaccaacctacaGAGAAATTGACTGGTAAAAACAAGATCTCCTTAGAAGACGTGGCAAACTTTAGGAGTGAATATCACTTTAATCCTGGAACAACAACTAATGCATTTAACAAAAGAGTGTGCTGTGGTAACATGTGACATATGACAAAAAATCATGAATTAGTACTATTGATAGAATGCAGTGAGTGAAAAATAATGTAATGATAAAAACCTAACTAACAACATTTTATACTGTTTCAcaagtgtattttaaatataaaaaagccTTACAGatcaaaaaggaaacaaacaaacaaaacaactatCATGGAATCAGTCATCCAGCACCAAAGGTCAAACTTTACATGACATCCAGCACTTTAGTGGAGGCATCAAGCTCTATCCATGCTGAACGGTTCCAGAAGACTTTATAActgtaaacaaatgtaattGTATTAATGCCATAATATGGTTTATTCATTTCCATCGTGCGTTGTAACCCGATTCTGTTTTTCAGGAAAACATGagcaattttaaaaaagtaatgctcagaattgaattaaaaaactgaaataaatgaaatcttATAAGTGTATGCATGACGACACATTTTTGATGTTTTGGTTGGTTCTTTGgattttacattatataaatcaTTAGGTTAAATAACAGTCCACCCTCTTCCTTGATATTTTACTGTTAATTCTGCTCATCAATCAGCCAATAGCGTGAACCC of the Hippoglossus stenolepis isolate QCI-W04-F060 chromosome 10, HSTE1.2, whole genome shotgun sequence genome contains:
- the LOC118116202 gene encoding ubiquitin thioesterase OTUB2-like codes for the protein MEVGSLVSHREDIASLFPQQIPGAKYKDLSSQFSSVRKVRGDGNCFYRALCFSHMESVLHNTRALQRFKDKIIQSSEVLSSAGFDESRFKHHLDTVVNVVEQCQADEQDYALLSLFNEQITSDGVVQYLRLLTSAHLQSHAEFFCNFVEAPNLHAYCRQEVEVMGMECDHVDILALSEALDICTHIVSMDGDEQLLAHHMIPEGAEPSLHLLYQTSHYNILYPRPHH
- the ddx24 gene encoding ATP-dependent RNA helicase DDX24, which gives rise to MKTDKMKPKSRGVSSGLMKKKKRSVHVKGSWKAVQLDPSLFSEEGLEGLVCFEELASYSLVDSDKAASKAAKELKKKEEKKMKRKAKAKAKKRKASEGEEQGGGGEEEGGEGGPGVEGTEGEEPTEPPKKKVTNKKNNKKQAAKESVPEDVISTEETEKDGAANEEGGQEEDTAKEDPQQNVQAKKSNKKTNKIQKQQIEKDEEKQTNLEAPSELQAPEVEKSSPKKVTKLTKKKNRNWTNIAHSASEDQNADVGAWQDLFVPSPVLKALSSLGFGSPTPIQALALPSAIRDRMDVLGAAETGSGKTLAFGIPMIHAILEWRKGSDEPAESNSEPAPQVESLYLPSLKSENDAESITEEDNVEAVEEEDEGVSDQDQGDSDDGEEDEDEDEHSGEDEDEDQTLGCVKVIEDAEFDLDAEEKPAGGRNQPLLGLVLTPTRELAVQVKHHIDAVAKFTDIKTAIIVGGMAQQKQRRMLKRRPEIVIATPGRLWDLIKEKHPHLLNLRQLKCLVIDEADRMVQRGHFAELENLLEMLNTVHFNPTRQTFVFSATLTMAHSLPTRLLQKKKRKNMDQRGKLEVLMEKVGIKSKPKIIDLTRKEATVETLTETRIHCQKEEKDFYLYYFLLQFPGRTMVFANSIDCIKRLNSLLVILDFDPLPLHANMHQKQRLKNLERFAERENCVLLTTDVAARGLDIPNVQHVIHYQVPRTSETYVHRSGRTARATKEGLSLLLIGPDDMLNFRKIYNTLGKDEDLPMFPIEIKCMEAIKERVNLARNIEKIEFHNGKEKQHNSWFKKAAEALELDLDDDLLLGRSKGEDGDREQQKMVKSMKKHLKHLSSQPVFKNLVKTRYPTQMGKLTLPHLPRGGMESALTKVSIQQKEDELKKRGPPQPGKKKQRKEKRQKKKEEQQQQKQQQQQ
- the serpina10b gene encoding protein Z-dependent protease inhibitor → MVVPSNRPRLGIMALDKMKMGLICILAYICFLIPLHQAQLPSATISDLSFKNMDFAMKLYRKISSYNDKNIFFSPLSISTSFGALLMASDGVTREELLKGLNLEQLETANEPELIPRLFQLLHENITQNGSLKLEDGMALFVHPHFEVEKNFENQIKTFFDADIKTVDFTDTEASVKFINEYVKKKTEDKVTEIISSLDAQTQLMLINTIFFQGAWELPFNPNFTQSNPFYIDNYNVVQVPTMYKEDRFYMTDDVTLGAKVLKLPYKEGVSMLILLPNKGIDYTVIDDQISARKFLTWVRKLQKTKLEVKMPKFKMEQSYSLHHILPDMGMPSIFSNSANLTRLSKGGAIKVSEVLHKAVIDVDETGTTAATVTAIGITPYSLPPTFTINRPFFFFIYHEDTNTLLFMGRVTDPTKN